AGGCCGACTTTCTGGTCAACTCCGTCTATACCATGGTGGACGACAGAAAGAAATCCACAGAAGGAAAGGTGCTTATTTAAACTTAAGTAACCTTTGCATTTAACCCAAACTTCATAATCATTCAAAAATTCAAATTATATTACATGTAAGAGAATTCAGTATGAGGATTATAATCTTTGTATATAATTAGTGCGGTCTGTCAAACCGTCGTATGCGTAAGTATGTGAATGATGGATCACCATGAGACAGTTGCCTTGAAGCGCTAATTAAGTTGTATAGCATCTGTTATCCTATTGTCACCGTCTATTTTCCCCGCCCAAATGAGTGTATTACTGCAGTAAAATCTTAGAAGTTACAGTGAATTTAGGACAAAGGTCAGGGGCCATTGTATGTTTTATCTTAGCTATTTATCTATCTACTGCATTGTAATGTACTTATGACGTGTTCTCCTCGACAGAAGCGCACAGACCTCCTGCAGCTTCTGGTGGACGTGGAACATAATGCCTCCGGCGGAACTGCAAACCGTATGGGTAGCGAATAGTGCCAAAATGTGTTGCATGCATTTGATATGTATAACAGAAAGATGGCTAACGTTAATTTTCCACTTGCTAGCCTTTATTTGtgagacatttttttcttctcaattttctttcctttaaatttatttttattttagttGCTGACTTGATTACTTGTCAGTTTGAAAAGCCCCGTTTTTGTATGTATTTCAATTTGtcttttgtctgtttttctgtttctttccttctttatcTCATTTCTCTGGGTAGATTTTGGTCTTCTGACAAACGGTCGTTTACATGTTTCAAGCAAGAAACTATGAATTTTGCTCGGATCTGCATATCTGCATTTAcatttactctttcacaacaaCTTTGAACAACACTTGATCATTTATGTGTAAGCTAGCTACATTCGAGCgagataaaaagaaacaagggGAGAGAAGCGGTCAAAACACGAGGCAAAAATGAACACGAGTTATTTTGGAACTAGTGAAATGTTTTGTGGCCGGAACTTTTACTGAAACCTTTTTAAATttctatttatttatgttttttttgtttatttatttatccatTCCTTTCTTTATGTATTTGTAAATCCATTTATTCATTTACTAATGTATCTTTTAACATTTACGGTATTTATTCACTcgtttattattttattttcatcgTTATTTGCTGTTACCATAAATGACGAGGGAGGAGATAGTGGGTCAAGGTTTCATCGTGCTGATCGCGCGCTTTGACACTGAAACTGTTCTCTGTTATCACCAGAAATGACGAGAGCtcttagcatataaccacgctATGTCCCAAATAGTCTTCAGTACTGAAGGAGATAGTAGCTATAGTGGGTCAAGGTTTCGTCGTGCTGATCGCGGGCTTTGACACTGAAACTGTTCTCTGTTATTACCGTACAGAAATGACGAGGGAGGAGATAGTGGGTTAAGGTTTCATCGTGTTGATCGCGGGCTTTGACACTGAAACTGTTCTCTGTTATCACCAGCAATGACGAGAGAGGAGATAGTGGGTCAAGGTTTCATCGTGTTGATCGCTGGCTTTGACACTGAAACTGTTCTCTGTTATTACCGTAAAGAAATGACAAGGGAGGAGATAGTGGGTCAAGGTTTAATCGTGTTGATGGCTGGCTTTGAGACTGAAACTGTTCTCTGTTATCACCAGAAATGACGAGAGAGGAGACAGTGGGTCAAGGTTTCATCGTGTTGATCACTGACTTTGAGACTGAAACTGTTGTCTGTTATCACGAGACTGAATGACGAGAGAGGAGATAGTAGCTAGTGGGTCAAGGTTTCATCGCGTTGATCGCGGGCTTTGACACTGAAACTGTTCTCTGTTATTACCGTAAAGAAATGACGAGGGAGGAGATAGTGGGCCAGGGTTTCATCGTGTTGATCGCGGGCTTTGGCACTCAATGAAACTCTTCTTCTCTGTTATCACCAGAAATGACGAGGGAGGAGATAGTTGGTCAAGGTTTCATCGTGTTGATAGCGGGATTTGACACCACGGCCAACACACTGCACTACCTCGTGTATAACCTGGCCCTGCATCAGCACGTGCAGCAACAACTCTTCCAGGAAATCGTGGACAACCTTGGTGATGTAAGTCGCATTCAGGTAGAAATAGGTTGAGCAACGTAGCTACCCTCAGAAGGTAACCCATCAGAATTACCATCCACTGGGTTAAACAGTCAACCACAAAGCACTGACCTGAAACGGTCAGCCAAAGAGCCTGTCGAGGTGCTAAATAATTGAAATACATTGAAACGCCAAAAGGGagtataaaaaacaaacaaacaaacacacacacacacacacacacgcacacacacacacacacatacacacacacaggtacacgcacacacacacacacacacacacacacacgcacacacacacgcgcacgcacacaaacacacacacactgacacacatacacacacacgcgcgcacacaaccccccacacccacacacacacacgacccccccccccacaaacacacagcattGTTTCTCATTCTCATGATTAGCGTTACTGAGAAAAGCTTTTATGATCAAATTATTCTTGCACTTGATAGAATTCGAGGTTGTTCTTGTGACGAACGAAGACGGGGGAAGAGTCATTCTGTCTATGCTTGTATCAAACTTTACTTTCGCTATTCAAAGTCTACCCAGCCGTTTCgaacagtgaaaccccccttttaggacccccccccccccccccacccaattTAAAACTTCCTCCCTCTTAACGAATATGTTTTTTCAgcctttttgttcataacctctgttaattTACCCCCATTACTCCCTCTTttgtaaccggcacggttggcctagtggtaaggcgtccgccccgtgatcgggaggtcgtgggttcgaacgaaccccggccgggtcatacctaagactttaaaattggcaatctagtggctgttccgcctggcgtctggcattatggggttagtgctaggactggttggtccggtgtccgaataatgtgactgggtgagacatgaagcctgtgctgcgacttctgtcttgtgtgtggcgcacgttaaatgtcaaagcagcaccgcccttcgtggtcggctgggtgttaagcaaacaaacaaacaaacaaactccctcttttttaagacctgattttctcagatttttggaggtgtGAAAAGTGTGGTGTTTGTGCAGGCTGACCCTACCTACGACAATGTGGCCACGTTGAAATACCTGGACTGTGTGGTTCACGAGACACTCAGACTCTTCCCTCCGCTTCCTTTGTAAGTAAACGCTCATACTGATTTCCAACAGTCGAAGGAAAAAGTAagaatagataaaaaaaataaaaaaataaaaaaaagaagataagaTAGGGCACTCCACAAAAATGCAATCGCAAGTGTGTgtgaggtatgtgtgtgtgtgtgtgtgtgtgtgtgtgtgtgtgtgtgtgtgtgtgtgtgtgtgtgtgtgtgtaagcgtgcgtatatgtgttcgatgcatgtgtgtgtctgcatgtttgcAATCCACAAAACGCTCATACTGATTTCTAACAGTCGAAGGAAAAACTAAGAAATACATAAAAAAGATAGGGCACTCCACAAAAATGCAatcgcaagtgtgtgtgtgtgtgtgtgtgtgtgtgtgtgtgtgtgtgtgtgtgtgtgtgtgtgtgtgtgtgtgtgtgtgccgtgtgtgcgcgcgtttgtATACGTGCGTATTCTGCGCTCGCGCGTGAGTGCATCCTCTCTTTCGTCTGCATTCCACATACGTTTTTACTTACTTACAATGTTGATCCAGGATAAATCGTCGCGCCAAAGAGAGACGGATCATCAAGGGAGTGACTATACCCGCGGGTTGCGGGGTGGGAATCCCCATCTACCACATCCTGAGAGATCCGGAGTACTTTGAAGATCCGGAGACATTCAACCCTGTCAGGTGAGTGCTGATATTCACCTATCCATGAAAGGcacagtttttttttctccgtgTGAACGAGTTTGCTCACCATCTCAAATCTGATCAGGCTTTTGCATGTGACATGGACATCCCTCCTTTTGgactcataccaaaaatcaacagccttggTGCTTTATGTGCAGAATAGGATTTTTGTGTTGATTAATATATAGAAAGCCACTTGtgtcaatctgcgaaattaattcatcaaaacttTTCTCGGACATAAAGCACCCAGGATTttgatatttttgcatgtgtccaaatggagggataCTCTCATtccatgtaaaggcctggtcagatctgatatAGCccggggggcccgggtagctcaggtggtagagcactggacttgcgatcgagaggtcgctggttcgaatccgggccgggacggacacgcgggtcaactttatgtgcagacccagaaacggtatccatctcccacccccgtgtcaccacaatggcacgttatttaaagatcttggtcattctaccataagtgcagatggctgataccacctaaacacgcaaacatcaaaaagccgggagggcgtaaaactcgattcgtataaaccaattcatgtccaatataggcaattaagacctgacggacaataagccccttagaatttactttttttacTATATAGCCGAACTGAGTCtagggaaggagtgtgccttgaaACTAAAACACACACCCTAACCTTATTCTCGCTCCGCCAACTTCAGCCAAAATGAGGTCAAACATTTTGTTACAACCTGTGTTTTTCTCATTCTCAAGTgccattttctttgtttttatcagGTTTTCGGGGGAAAACCGCGCAAAACTCGATCCTTTGACGGTCGAACTCCCGTTTGGTTACGGTCCCCGGCAGTGCATAGGTATGCGACTGGCCTTGCTGGAAATCAAGTTTGCTGTGGTCCGAGTCTGCAGGCGTTTCCAGTTCCTCAAATGTGAGCACACGCCTGTGAGTAAACCGTTTGAAGTCTTTTATTGGATGCAGGTGTTCGTAGGTATTGTTTGTCTGAGAAGGTGGAGattgtgtgtgtaagggaggAAATGGGTGAGTATAGGGTGAGTGGTGTGAGCAAGCGAGTGTGAGTAAGCGAgtgtgtttcgtgtgtgtgtgtgtgtgtgtgtgtgcgcgtgtttgcgtgtgtgtgtgtgtgtgtgtgtgtatttgcactGCTGTTTTTAACACGTTTCGACACACACAACTCAAACCCTACAACGTTATTCTTTACAACTTGCCGAAGGTATGTCATattttcaaaagtgtttttctcTCTACTACGTTGTTATTACCCATCTTGCAGGACAAAGTTGACTTCACCGCAGCTAGCCTCGCCACACCCAGAAAGCCCATCAAGCTTTTAGTGCAGCCCAGGAAAGCCACATAAATCTCCCCTAGCCTGCGGGAGGGACACAGCAGTCATCTCTCTTCGCGAAGACCCGTTAAACGTCCAGTCCTTCGCGTGTGTGTGATCATGTATATTCACAGTGTATGTTTGGCACAGAGGCTCAACATAATTATCCCcaaattaattttgtttgtttgtttgttttcttaacgcccagccgaccacgaagggccatatcagggcggtgctgctttgacatataacgtgcaccacacacaagacagaagtcgcagcacaggcttcatgtctcacccagtcacattattctgacaccggaccaaccagtcctagcactaccccacaatgccagacgccaggcggagcagccactagattgtgaattttaaagtcttaggtatgacccggccggggttcgaacccacgacctcccgatcacggggcggacgccttaccactaggccaaccgtgccggtccccaAATTAAGAACTTACACTATtacaaaatatttttaaaataagGCCATACCTTTTTGGCTTCAATTATTAAAGGTTTTATTTTGGAAATAGGGCCTTATTTTTGGAAGATAAGACATTCTTCAGGCCTTAGGTTTTGGATTtgtgaccctttgtgccaagcaTACTTATGAATGTGACAAGATTGTGTGATTTGGACTtggacacacactcaaaaaatcaacaacaacaacaacaacaacaacaacaacaacaacaacaacaacaacaacaacaacaaaatcacagTTTGACTTCTTCGTGTTCAGAGTGAAGagtttttgttgaattaatttggCAGGTGAAAGGTAGTGATGAAagaatagacgatttttggaaataactccgtcgggtttgtatgtgttgtggaagagtgaccgTTTCTTGCAAAACCGCTGCCAAACATTGGAGGAGCCAATCAGTAGCGACGGGAGTGTTGGACACACGTGCTCCTCTCCATTGTTTCACTCACACACCCCTCGCTGATGACTTGCCCCTCCAATATTTGGCGGAGGatttgcaagaaaaggtaacTCTCCCACAACACGTAc
This Littorina saxatilis isolate snail1 linkage group LG17, US_GU_Lsax_2.0, whole genome shotgun sequence DNA region includes the following protein-coding sequences:
- the LOC138952995 gene encoding cytochrome P450 3A24-like isoform X2 — its product is MEIFYGLCEVPAWWMVVLIIVVSLYTYGIWSHSTWPKLGIPGPRPEPFFGNTRQLRKKTFYVAYAEWHKQYGRVFGLDFMGSPMLVVTDLDILREIMVKDFNNFADRHFMAGTTRPPTIDKGLFFAGGTAWKRIRNLMTPTFTASKLKNMCPVIDRCSHNLVDNLQTKGRDGQSVDIKSVFSSFTMDVIAGTAFGVETNSQTQDNDPFVTNCRALLTKLAQASKLQMFATLFPVITPLLRAFNLTTFSDPEADFLVNSVYTMVDDRKKSTEGKKRTDLLQLLVDVEHNASGGTANQMTREEIVGQGFIVLIAGFDTTANTLHYLVYNLALHQHVQQQLFQEIVDNLGDADPTYDNVATLKYLDCVVHETLRLFPPLPLINRRAKERRIIKGVTIPAGCGVGIPIYHILRDPEYFEDPETFNPVRFSGENRAKLDPLTVELPFGYGPRQCIGMRLALLEIKFAVVRVCRRFQFLKCEHTPDKVDFTAASLATPRKPIKLLVQPRKAT
- the LOC138952995 gene encoding cytochrome P450 3A24-like isoform X1; protein product: MEIFYGLCEVPAWWMVVLIIVVSLYTYGIWSHSTWPKLGIPGPRPEPFFGNTRQLRKKTFYVAYAEWHKQYGRVFGLDFMGSPMLVVTDLDILREIMVKDFNNFADRHFMAGTTRPPTIDKGLFFAGGTAWKRIRNLMTPTFTASKLKNMCPVIDRCSHNLVDNLQTKGRDGQSVDIKSVFSSFTMDVIAGTAFGVETNSQTQDNDPFVTNCRALLTKLAQASKLQMFATLFPVITPLLRAFNLTTFSDPEADFLVNSVYTMVDDRKKSTEGKKRTDLLQLLVDVEHNASGGTANRMEMTREEIVGQGFIVLIAGFDTTANTLHYLVYNLALHQHVQQQLFQEIVDNLGDADPTYDNVATLKYLDCVVHETLRLFPPLPLINRRAKERRIIKGVTIPAGCGVGIPIYHILRDPEYFEDPETFNPVRFSGENRAKLDPLTVELPFGYGPRQCIGMRLALLEIKFAVVRVCRRFQFLKCEHTPDKVDFTAASLATPRKPIKLLVQPRKAT